From the genome of Colwellia psychrerythraea 34H, one region includes:
- a CDS encoding DUF6575 domain-containing protein yields MEILPKSAYFGNLEIFHVYEYYEGPKLFSAVNGVGTYYIAFWIGSNDDGDEWLYAPVSDQRLIELEQSKIKLRDVFIYPNDLVFKVETYFNEDITSQVQQYSASQLTDEILPPSTFYIELTDNLSKSFQVEDGEDVTELYIKRFAGRLAPNLASISKVADAFSSLYLEILKSLKIRNKSLTPLDARPGSFILRLKSPNIKECLPVIKTIFNILNEEQNPFPKLLELNIDVSTIETLLEEVIDGKVKIQFGLAEKFEAELNISKEKALESLEQLKEQSSSLISSLLVPQANNLSKIFHAVELKSEGRFITPSLLNLTTERQVAYYLHAARTLGLLSKNNAINSVGYQFSTMSYAQKMNIVAIRFESSDCGWAWLKWSNKKSVDELDPSTATAFLIEKCPSLSKNTAERRAKTLSMWQRELKPFRTMTSVSEQIIQPTD; encoded by the coding sequence ATGGAAATACTTCCTAAATCAGCATATTTCGGTAATTTAGAAATTTTTCATGTTTATGAATATTACGAAGGTCCAAAATTATTTAGTGCTGTCAATGGTGTCGGTACTTATTATATAGCCTTTTGGATTGGTTCAAATGATGATGGAGATGAATGGCTATACGCTCCTGTAAGCGATCAAAGATTAATAGAATTAGAACAATCAAAAATAAAATTAAGAGACGTATTTATCTACCCTAATGATTTAGTTTTCAAGGTGGAAACATATTTCAATGAAGATATTACCTCACAAGTTCAGCAATATTCTGCTTCACAACTGACTGATGAAATATTACCTCCAAGCACATTTTATATTGAATTAACGGATAATTTATCCAAGTCATTTCAAGTAGAAGATGGTGAAGATGTTACAGAACTTTATATTAAAAGGTTCGCAGGTAGATTAGCACCAAACTTAGCTTCTATATCTAAGGTTGCGGATGCTTTTTCTTCATTATATTTAGAAATACTAAAGAGCTTAAAAATTAGAAATAAATCACTGACACCTTTAGATGCTCGTCCTGGTTCGTTCATTTTACGCCTTAAATCTCCCAATATAAAAGAATGTCTACCTGTAATTAAAACAATATTTAATATATTAAACGAAGAACAAAATCCTTTCCCGAAGTTATTAGAATTAAATATTGATGTAAGTACTATTGAAACTCTTTTAGAAGAAGTGATTGATGGTAAAGTTAAAATTCAATTTGGTCTTGCAGAAAAGTTTGAAGCTGAATTAAATATATCTAAAGAAAAAGCTTTAGAATCCCTAGAACAATTAAAAGAACAATCTTCTTCATTAATTTCAAGTTTATTAGTACCTCAGGCCAATAATTTATCTAAGATATTTCATGCTGTAGAATTAAAAAGTGAAGGGAGATTTATTACACCTTCTCTTCTAAACTTAACAACAGAAAGACAAGTGGCTTATTACCTTCATGCGGCTAGAACACTAGGTTTATTATCAAAAAACAACGCTATTAATTCAGTTGGATATCAATTCAGTACAATGAGTTATGCTCAAAAAATGAATATAGTTGCAATCAGGTTTGAGAGTAGCGACTGTGGTTGGGCTTGGCTAAAATGGTCAAATAAAAAATCTGTTGATGAATTAGATCCATCCACTGCTACAGCATTTTTGATTGAGAAATGCCCTTCATTAAGTAAAAATACTGCTGAAAGAAGAGCTAAGACATTAAGTATGTGGCAGAGAGAGTTAAAACCTTTTCGTACCATGACATCAGTTTCAGAACAAATAATTCAACCAACTGACTAA
- a CDS encoding DNA-methyltransferase yields the protein MDSNFIISQSDAVDFLKSLPDESLDLVITDPPYESLEKHRKIGTTTRLKHSKSSSNNWFEIFPNSRFEELFIEIYRTLKNNTHFYLLCDQETAFIVKPIAESCGFKFWKPIVWDKMKIGMGYHYRARYEFILFFEKGKRKLNNLAIPDVLQVPRVYRGYPTEKPVALMDILIEQSTEKGFLICDPFMGSGSVGVSALSLSRKFYGNDLSIDSLNHTIDRIKNIEETPDTC from the coding sequence ATGGACAGTAATTTTATAATAAGTCAAAGCGATGCTGTTGATTTCCTGAAATCTTTACCTGATGAAAGTTTAGATTTAGTCATTACAGATCCTCCATATGAATCTTTAGAAAAACATCGAAAAATAGGCACCACAACTCGTCTAAAACACAGTAAATCCTCTAGTAACAATTGGTTTGAAATATTTCCAAACTCTCGATTCGAAGAACTATTCATTGAAATATATAGAACATTAAAAAATAACACTCATTTTTATTTGCTATGCGATCAAGAAACCGCCTTTATTGTAAAACCAATAGCAGAATCATGTGGCTTTAAATTCTGGAAGCCTATTGTTTGGGATAAGATGAAAATAGGCATGGGATATCATTATCGAGCAAGATATGAATTTATTCTTTTCTTTGAAAAGGGTAAACGAAAATTGAACAATCTTGCGATACCCGATGTATTGCAAGTACCAAGAGTTTATAGAGGTTATCCAACAGAAAAACCCGTTGCTTTGATGGATATATTAATAGAACAAAGTACTGAAAAAGGCTTTCTGATTTGTGATCCCTTTATGGGATCTGGTTCCGTAGGCGTATCAGCCCTATCACTTTCTAGGAAATTTTACGGCAATGATTTATCTATAGATTCCTTGAATCATACTATCGATCGTATAAAAAATATTGAAGAAACTCCCGATACGTGTTAA
- a CDS encoding pentapeptide repeat-containing protein codes for MKNILKNIEHSSLFYIIELLTKVSIIFAIIGWFISYPERTRQNILNAYSTIYSAQEYKGNAGRKEALQTLANHETYIAHLSIKNAILKGLVLKNMQLFKMDFTLSSFDDVDISNSEFTYSKFNSVIAQDHDVPRGMTSIGITAINTKFYRGEFNATELQGNFNKAKFYNASFGSTKFRGSFKNTELNGTLFQLSDTYCSEIPKDSYCNDGTPTIDSSDFTDANMNGLKIWHLYSNNSDYSNAKFDKIDGRILNEGEEKENSIQFDGDKFINTEFKHARLTGVTFNNSIFKGAKFYYISYMNVDFADSDMSNAEFYEANLTYTKISKTQLDSAYVCRVELPDKSYLDRDCDYFKNKYGDVIY; via the coding sequence ATGAAAAATATACTCAAAAACATTGAACATTCAAGTCTGTTTTATATTATAGAATTGTTAACTAAAGTTTCTATCATTTTCGCCATTATTGGGTGGTTTATTTCCTATCCAGAACGAACTAGACAGAACATTTTAAATGCATACTCAACCATTTATTCAGCTCAAGAATATAAAGGAAATGCAGGAAGAAAAGAAGCCCTTCAGACACTTGCTAATCATGAAACGTATATAGCTCATTTATCCATCAAGAACGCTATTTTAAAAGGACTTGTTCTAAAAAACATGCAGCTATTTAAGATGGATTTCACTTTATCTTCATTTGATGATGTTGACATATCAAATAGTGAATTCACTTACAGTAAATTCAATTCGGTAATAGCTCAGGATCATGATGTTCCAAGGGGTATGACGAGTATAGGTATTACAGCAATCAATACTAAATTTTACCGAGGAGAGTTTAATGCGACTGAACTTCAAGGTAATTTCAATAAAGCTAAATTTTACAATGCCTCATTTGGCTCAACAAAATTTAGGGGGTCATTCAAAAATACAGAACTAAATGGCACTCTTTTTCAACTAAGTGACACGTACTGCTCCGAGATACCTAAGGATTCTTATTGTAATGATGGGACACCTACAATTGATAGTTCTGATTTTACTGACGCTAATATGAATGGATTAAAAATATGGCATTTATATTCTAATAATTCTGATTATTCAAATGCAAAATTCGATAAAATTGACGGTAGAATATTAAATGAAGGCGAAGAAAAAGAAAATTCTATTCAATTTGATGGTGATAAATTTATTAATACTGAATTCAAGCATGCACGATTAACGGGTGTTACTTTCAACAACTCTATATTCAAAGGAGCCAAGTTTTACTATATTAGTTATATGAATGTTGATTTTGCTGATTCAGATATGAGTAATGCAGAGTTTTATGAGGCAAATTTAACATATACAAAAATAAGTAAAACTCAACTAGATTCCGCATACGTTTGTCGTGTTGAATTGCCAGACAAGTCATATTTAGATCGTGATTGTGATTATTTTAAGAATAAGTATGGAGATGTCATTTATTAA
- a CDS encoding alpha-amylase family glycosyl hydrolase has product MKPQVDQLKHKLTQQLSTIYKDVPLEQSFDDIAQRLMNVMRLSSEVVVVKPFTNQWSEEDIILITYGDSIIKADQPPLQTLKHFLDTTIENTINSVHILPFFPYSSDDGFAVIDYSSVNESLGTWQDIEDISKDYHLMSDLVINHCSSRSAWFDNFVKGEGQGSDYFFTALPDDNLTDVVRPRTSPLLKEVETGNGKKFVWCTFSHDQVDFDFRNPEVLAAFTSIIRQYLDIGVKIFRLDAIAFLWKVTGTTCINLPETHEVVRLLRTLIESAEPQAIIITETNIPNTQNLTYFGNANEAHGIYNFSLPPLLLNTLLTGNCLYLKRWLMSMPPSQDGTLYFNFIASHDGIGLRPAEGLLSENELDTLVHTVENFGGKISWRTSDTGEQKAYEMNISLYDAMQGTVDGKDQWNFERFICAHAIMFALEGIPGIYIHSLLGTQNDYQKLANTHHNRSINRRRWQENALEEALANKSLHHARVLSTLKSLLNTRIKQPAFHPNATQFTLHLGLQLFGFWRQSQDRKQSIFCVSNVSDQPITLPLSELNLIITESWFELISKKEITELTQKILLTPYQTVWISNVIT; this is encoded by the coding sequence ATGAAACCGCAGGTTGATCAACTAAAACATAAGTTAACTCAGCAGCTTTCGACTATTTATAAAGATGTTCCTCTTGAGCAATCATTTGATGATATTGCACAAAGACTCATGAACGTTATGCGATTATCAAGCGAGGTGGTGGTTGTAAAACCTTTTACCAACCAATGGTCCGAGGAAGATATTATTTTGATCACCTACGGTGATAGCATTATCAAAGCAGATCAACCGCCATTACAAACATTAAAGCATTTTTTAGACACTACCATTGAAAATACCATTAATAGTGTTCACATTTTACCCTTTTTCCCCTACAGCTCAGATGATGGTTTTGCCGTTATTGATTATTCTTCAGTCAATGAATCTTTAGGAACATGGCAAGATATAGAAGATATCAGTAAAGACTATCACTTGATGTCAGATCTTGTGATTAACCACTGCTCCAGCCGAAGTGCTTGGTTTGATAACTTTGTTAAAGGAGAAGGTCAAGGTAGCGATTATTTTTTCACTGCACTACCCGATGATAATTTAACAGATGTAGTGCGCCCACGTACCTCACCATTACTCAAAGAAGTTGAAACGGGTAATGGCAAAAAATTTGTCTGGTGCACCTTTAGCCACGACCAAGTCGACTTTGATTTTCGTAACCCTGAAGTATTAGCGGCATTTACGTCAATCATCAGGCAGTACCTAGACATCGGCGTTAAGATATTCCGCTTAGATGCTATCGCCTTTTTATGGAAAGTAACAGGTACTACCTGCATCAATTTACCTGAAACACATGAGGTTGTTCGGTTATTGAGAACTCTCATTGAATCGGCTGAACCTCAAGCGATTATCATCACCGAAACAAATATCCCTAATACCCAAAACCTGACGTACTTTGGTAATGCTAACGAAGCGCACGGCATTTATAACTTTTCATTACCGCCCCTTCTATTAAACACCCTACTCACAGGTAATTGCTTATATTTAAAACGTTGGTTAATGAGTATGCCTCCGTCACAAGACGGCACCCTATATTTTAATTTTATTGCCTCACATGACGGTATTGGTTTACGTCCGGCTGAAGGTTTATTAAGTGAAAATGAACTTGATACCTTAGTGCACACGGTAGAAAATTTTGGTGGTAAAATTTCATGGCGTACTTCTGATACTGGCGAGCAAAAAGCGTACGAGATGAATATCTCACTCTATGATGCGATGCAAGGGACGGTTGATGGAAAAGATCAATGGAATTTTGAACGTTTTATTTGTGCACATGCCATTATGTTTGCTCTTGAAGGCATACCAGGTATTTATATTCATAGTCTGTTGGGTACGCAAAACGACTATCAAAAATTAGCAAATACCCACCATAACCGGTCTATTAATCGACGTCGTTGGCAAGAAAATGCTTTAGAAGAGGCACTCGCTAATAAAAGTTTACATCATGCACGAGTTCTCTCGACGTTAAAATCATTATTAAATACTCGCATTAAGCAACCAGCCTTTCATCCCAATGCGACGCAGTTTACACTTCATTTAGGTTTACAACTATTTGGCTTTTGGCGACAAAGCCAAGATAGAAAACAAAGTATTTTTTGTGTCAGTAATGTTTCTGATCAACCCATAACACTGCCATTAAGTGAGCTTAATTTAATTATTACGGAATCTTGGTTTGAGCTTATTAGCAAGAAAGAAATCACTGAATTAACACAAAAAATACTATTAACACCTTATCAAACAGTTTGGATCAGTAATGTAATAACATAA
- a CDS encoding glycosyl transferase, with protein sequence MADFYQNGTVTTLHNLAQREPADMADELLTFSKTRSLGLMLPSLFSELEGQALPDIINKVKEVKYLSEIVIGLDRADLEQYKHALSFFSQLPQHHRVLWNDGPRLQAIDAKLQALGLAPKELGKGRNVWYCMGYILASGKAESIALHDCDILTYERDLLDRLLYPVANPLFNYEFSKGFYARVADGKINGRVSRLLVTPLIKALKKTVGHCDYLEYMDSFLYPLAGEFSFRRDVLNDIRIPSDWGLEIGVLSEMYRNYSPNRICQVDIASTYDHKHQDLSLDNSAGGLSKMSIDISKAFIRKLATQGETFTAEKFRTLKATYYRIALDYVETYRNDAMMNGLKLDIHNEEKAVEMFAENILTAGSTFLEHPMETPFIPSWNRVVSAIPDILSQLKEAVELDNEEFSKK encoded by the coding sequence ATGGCTGATTTTTATCAAAATGGCACAGTAACAACGTTACACAACTTGGCGCAACGTGAACCTGCGGATATGGCAGATGAATTATTAACGTTCTCAAAAACCCGTTCTCTAGGGTTGATGTTACCGTCTTTATTCTCGGAGTTAGAAGGTCAAGCCTTACCTGACATTATTAATAAAGTTAAGGAAGTAAAATACTTATCTGAAATTGTTATTGGATTAGACAGAGCAGATCTTGAGCAATATAAACACGCTTTATCATTTTTTAGTCAGTTACCCCAACATCATCGAGTATTATGGAATGATGGTCCGAGGTTGCAAGCTATAGATGCAAAATTACAAGCACTCGGATTAGCCCCTAAAGAGCTAGGAAAAGGCCGTAATGTTTGGTATTGCATGGGATACATTTTAGCCTCAGGTAAAGCTGAGTCTATTGCATTACATGACTGCGACATTTTGACTTATGAAAGAGATTTACTGGATAGGTTACTCTACCCTGTTGCCAACCCATTGTTTAATTATGAATTTTCTAAAGGTTTTTATGCACGTGTAGCTGACGGAAAAATTAATGGTCGCGTATCTCGTTTATTAGTTACCCCATTAATTAAAGCACTGAAAAAAACAGTGGGTCATTGTGATTACCTTGAATACATGGATAGCTTTTTATACCCATTAGCGGGGGAATTTTCATTTCGTCGAGACGTATTAAATGATATTCGTATCCCAAGCGATTGGGGGTTAGAAATTGGGGTTTTATCCGAGATGTACCGTAATTACTCACCGAACCGTATATGCCAAGTTGATATAGCCTCAACGTATGATCATAAGCACCAAGATTTGTCTTTGGATAACTCCGCTGGCGGCTTATCAAAAATGTCGATTGATATCAGTAAAGCCTTTATTCGAAAGCTCGCCACACAAGGTGAAACATTCACCGCTGAAAAGTTTAGAACGTTAAAAGCAACCTACTATCGTATCGCGCTAGATTACGTGGAAACCTATAGAAATGACGCCATGATGAATGGACTTAAGCTCGATATTCATAATGAAGAAAAAGCGGTAGAAATGTTCGCTGAAAATATCTTAACGGCAGGAAGCACTTTCTTAGAACACCCCATGGAAACGCCTTTTATACCGTCTTGGAATCGTGTTGTAAGTGCTATCCCCGATATTCTCTCGCAATTAAAAGAAGCGGTTGAATTAGATAACGAAGAATTTAGTAAAAAATAG
- a CDS encoding HAD-IIB family hydrolase: protein MRKLKTLIFSDLDGTLLDHFTYQSTAADKTLQQLESAEIPVILNTSKTLAELEIIHHDLNLKTPFIIENGAAIYIPINTFKTQPAGTVVIDHYWVKPFSLPRQYWINLLAKHTDEFSQYYQGFSALSASELCNITGLNLAETERAKQRQFAEPLHWLGDEPTKKVFIDRLINLGVNVVQGGRFIHVGDFCDKGQALIWLTERYREHFDNVSIFTIALGDGENDITMLEAADIAVQVRSPVHDFPTLYRQYKTTQTQLYGPEGWAEAIQKLLANQLLSPSINSGVNHG, encoded by the coding sequence ATGAGAAAATTGAAAACGCTTATTTTCAGTGATCTAGATGGAACACTGCTAGATCATTTCACTTATCAATCAACCGCTGCAGATAAAACACTTCAGCAGTTAGAAAGTGCTGAGATCCCAGTTATTTTAAATACCAGTAAAACACTCGCAGAATTAGAAATAATTCATCACGATCTCAATTTAAAGACACCATTCATTATAGAAAATGGCGCCGCGATATATATCCCAATAAACACCTTCAAAACGCAGCCTGCGGGTACCGTGGTTATAGATCATTACTGGGTAAAACCATTTAGTTTACCTAGACAATATTGGATAAATTTATTAGCAAAACATACTGATGAATTTAGCCAGTACTACCAGGGTTTTTCAGCCTTATCAGCATCAGAATTATGCAACATCACCGGGTTAAATTTAGCAGAAACTGAACGAGCTAAACAACGACAATTTGCTGAGCCACTTCATTGGTTAGGAGATGAACCGACGAAAAAAGTCTTTATAGATCGATTGATTAATCTAGGTGTCAATGTCGTTCAAGGAGGAAGGTTTATTCATGTAGGGGATTTTTGCGATAAAGGCCAAGCACTAATTTGGTTGACTGAGCGATACCGCGAGCATTTCGATAACGTTTCCATTTTCACTATTGCCTTAGGAGACGGAGAAAATGATATCACTATGTTAGAAGCTGCAGATATAGCGGTTCAAGTACGCTCTCCTGTCCATGACTTTCCCACATTATATCGCCAGTATAAAACCACTCAAACCCAATTATACGGTCCGGAAGGTTGGGCTGAAGCCATTCAAAAACTTTTAGCGAATCAACTACTTTCACCTTCAATTAACTCAGGAGTAAATCATGGCTGA
- a CDS encoding kinase — protein MVSTFIKQHNLPEEFKLAVNEYYIPLADQIFNRFTQNKEAYFVGINGCQGSGKSTLTDFIASYLTTQYQLNVVVMSLDDFYFSSEKRRTLAQGIHPLLATRGVPGTHDVVELNHVLTQLKEKKTGFSIQKFNKATDNPYPEKQWPTIEKTADIIIVEGWCWGVEPQTVEQLKAPINELECQYDKTGQWRDYVNQQLKIAYKPLYKKMDFWLALQAPSFDCVYKWRLEQEQKLKDRNIGLVNSKIMSPAEILNFTQYFQRLSVQGCKTFSQSADAIFYLDYDRKITKMSITESV, from the coding sequence ATGGTTTCAACTTTTATTAAACAACACAATTTACCTGAAGAATTTAAACTTGCAGTCAACGAATATTACATACCATTGGCAGATCAGATATTTAACCGATTTACGCAAAATAAGGAGGCTTATTTTGTCGGTATAAATGGTTGTCAAGGAAGTGGTAAGTCAACACTAACTGATTTCATTGCCAGCTATTTAACGACACAGTATCAACTCAATGTTGTGGTGATGTCCTTAGATGATTTTTATTTTTCGAGCGAAAAGCGCAGAACGTTAGCACAAGGTATTCACCCTTTATTAGCAACACGAGGCGTACCTGGAACACATGATGTTGTTGAACTTAATCATGTGTTAACCCAGCTAAAGGAAAAGAAAACAGGGTTTTCTATTCAAAAGTTCAACAAAGCTACTGATAACCCTTATCCTGAAAAGCAATGGCCGACCATTGAAAAAACCGCAGATATAATCATAGTGGAAGGTTGGTGCTGGGGCGTAGAGCCACAAACAGTAGAACAACTAAAAGCTCCAATCAATGAACTTGAATGCCAATACGATAAAACTGGGCAATGGCGAGATTATGTTAATCAACAACTTAAAATCGCTTATAAACCTTTGTATAAAAAAATGGATTTCTGGTTAGCACTTCAAGCGCCTTCATTCGATTGCGTGTATAAATGGCGTTTAGAGCAAGAACAAAAATTAAAAGATAGAAATATCGGTTTAGTCAATTCAAAAATTATGTCTCCCGCAGAGATACTAAATTTCACTCAATATTTCCAAAGACTTAGCGTTCAAGGATGCAAAACATTTTCACAATCTGCTGATGCTATTTTCTACTTAGATTACGACCGTAAAATCACAAAAATGTCGATCACGGAAAGTGTATGA
- a CDS encoding MmcQ/YjbR family DNA-binding protein, whose amino-acid sequence MNKRLWNTIILDGSIPQGEIERMMDNSYMLVVSKMTKKDQQSILLHIGS is encoded by the coding sequence ATGAATAAGAGACTATGGAATACAATCATTCTCGATGGCTCAATTCCACAAGGTGAAATTGAGCGTATGATGGATAATTCATATATGTTGGTAGTCAGTAAAATGACTAAGAAGGATCAGCAGTCTATTCTTTTGCATATAGGCAGCTAA
- a CDS encoding DUF3667 domain-containing protein, which produces MDCKNCQTKLQETAHFCLKCGQSTASLNRPFFVVAKDILHELLDIDGRLGFTLRTMLSKPGQLTLEFNQGKRVKYTPPLRLYLAISILFFILLSSIYQVYDPNYALTDSMSSYYSKAMFVLFPVFALIVQLFFRQSFYIGNLVFSMHLHSIIYLMLMIIAPLEALEQSHLIFLLLQAPPTLYLIWYVFSAFKTVYQQSWWRILGKASAIYLIYMSILGIVFDVVMKNIF; this is translated from the coding sequence ATGGATTGTAAAAATTGCCAGACAAAACTTCAGGAGACAGCTCACTTTTGCTTAAAATGTGGGCAAAGTACAGCCAGCCTTAATCGACCATTTTTTGTTGTGGCCAAAGACATACTGCATGAATTATTAGATATTGATGGAAGATTGGGGTTTACTCTTCGCACTATGTTAAGCAAACCGGGACAGCTGACGCTCGAATTTAATCAAGGAAAGCGAGTAAAGTATACACCGCCTCTACGTTTATACTTGGCGATCAGCATTCTGTTTTTCATCCTTTTATCTAGCATATATCAAGTTTACGATCCCAATTATGCATTAACAGACTCTATGAGTAGCTATTACTCCAAGGCAATGTTTGTTTTATTCCCAGTATTTGCATTAATTGTGCAGCTCTTTTTTCGGCAGAGCTTCTATATCGGTAATTTAGTTTTTTCCATGCATCTACATAGCATAATCTATTTAATGTTAATGATTATCGCGCCTTTAGAAGCTTTGGAACAATCTCATCTGATATTTTTACTACTTCAAGCTCCTCCTACCTTATATTTGATATGGTATGTATTTTCAGCTTTTAAAACCGTATATCAGCAGAGTTGGTGGAGAATATTAGGAAAAGCCTCGGCAATCTATTTAATATATATGTCTATTCTAGGAATAGTATTTGATGTTGTGATGAAAAATATATTTTAA
- a CDS encoding CIA30 family protein, translating into MKKSTVLITFDNERSLDEWRVTNDSVMGGLSVANTQLDNKVFVFSGNISIENYGGFTSIFKKLPTLPDDIESITIKVLGDGNRYQLRVRSQVAGYELAYKIDFDTKKGEVEDHTFNLTDFKASFRGRIIENAPLLEAESISHVGFLIKANQRQHFSLSVQAIKFMG; encoded by the coding sequence ATGAAAAAAAGTACAGTGTTAATCACGTTTGATAATGAACGAAGCCTTGATGAGTGGAGGGTCACTAACGATAGTGTTATGGGAGGTTTATCCGTAGCTAATACTCAGTTAGACAATAAAGTCTTTGTATTTTCAGGCAATATTTCTATTGAAAACTATGGTGGCTTTACCAGCATATTTAAAAAGTTACCGACACTGCCAGATGATATTGAGTCTATTACCATTAAAGTCCTAGGCGATGGTAACCGTTACCAACTGAGAGTTCGAAGCCAAGTGGCAGGGTACGAGCTTGCTTATAAAATTGATTTTGATACTAAAAAAGGAGAGGTAGAAGATCACACGTTCAATTTGACTGATTTTAAAGCCTCTTTTAGAGGTCGAATCATTGAAAATGCGCCTTTGCTTGAAGCTGAATCAATTTCCCATGTAGGCTTTTTAATTAAGGCTAACCAGAGGCAACATTTTTCTTTATCGGTTCAAGCGATTAAGTTTATGGGCTAA
- a CDS encoding TIGR02450 family Trp-rich protein, which translates to MNKVSPKALMHSKWTKMSVDNQEKHFVITKVIFDDKQRVIECVIEAVISHNEYPINWRDLKNSLHWKIGWQ; encoded by the coding sequence ATGAATAAAGTAAGCCCCAAAGCATTGATGCATAGCAAATGGACAAAAATGAGTGTGGATAACCAAGAGAAGCATTTTGTGATAACAAAGGTGATATTTGACGATAAACAGCGGGTTATTGAATGTGTCATTGAAGCTGTTATATCTCACAATGAATATCCTATTAATTGGCGTGATTTAAAAAATAGTCTTCATTGGAAAATAGGGTGGCAATAA
- a CDS encoding SDR family NAD(P)-dependent oxidoreductase: MTNKATLIVGANSDIAKALALKIINSEYPQLIIVSRDITFYQQALFSQAILIETASYNDEDIGKVADTIKQIGARDISRVFICHGVLHSKSYQPEKRLEDFSAEAFIKVINANTITPMLWLKHLTPLLASQHRCKIIIFTARVGSISDNKLGGWYSYRSSKAAMNMLIKSAAVELARRAKNIKLISFHPGTTDTPLSKPFQANVPQGKLFTCEFVAKQLLTIVEDTVIDGEASFLDWQGKDIPW, from the coding sequence ATGACAAATAAAGCAACATTAATCGTTGGAGCTAATAGCGATATTGCAAAGGCATTAGCACTAAAAATCATCAACTCTGAATACCCCCAATTGATTATCGTTAGCCGTGATATCACTTTTTATCAGCAAGCATTATTTAGTCAAGCCATTCTCATTGAAACAGCCAGTTATAACGACGAAGATATAGGTAAAGTAGCTGATACGATCAAGCAAATAGGTGCTAGAGATATATCACGCGTTTTCATATGTCACGGAGTATTACACAGTAAAAGTTATCAACCGGAAAAGCGTTTAGAAGATTTTTCAGCTGAAGCTTTTATTAAAGTGATTAATGCTAACACCATTACCCCAATGTTATGGTTAAAACACTTAACACCATTACTCGCTTCCCAACATCGCTGTAAAATAATCATCTTTACCGCAAGGGTTGGTAGTATAAGCGATAACAAATTAGGGGGTTGGTATAGTTATCGTTCTTCAAAGGCTGCAATGAATATGTTAATAAAATCAGCTGCGGTAGAATTAGCACGAAGAGCAAAAAACATTAAATTGATTTCTTTTCATCCCGGTACAACTGACACACCACTTTCCAAGCCTTTTCAGGCAAACGTACCCCAAGGTAAATTGTTTACCTGTGAATTTGTTGCAAAGCAATTATTAACGATTGTTGAAGATACGGTCATTGATGGAGAAGCAAGCTTTCTTGATTGGCAAGGCAAAGATATCCCGTGGTGA
- a CDS encoding thiol-disulfide oxidoreductase DCC family protein — protein MKDNILTIFYDGHCPLCTLEMQKLKHYDSKNLIVLEDLHQENFTMLFPEIDNDKAMKILHGQYQGKTLLALDVTHRAWTLVGRGAFVVPLKLPIIKQLAHAGYLLLAKYRHPISNCLYERFGIGINTCDKGTCYDK, from the coding sequence ATGAAAGATAATATTTTAACTATTTTTTATGACGGTCATTGCCCTCTCTGTACTTTAGAAATGCAGAAACTCAAACACTATGACTCCAAAAACCTGATTGTATTAGAGGATTTACATCAAGAAAATTTCACTATGCTTTTTCCTGAAATCGATAATGATAAGGCAATGAAAATTTTACATGGCCAATACCAAGGCAAAACATTACTCGCATTAGACGTAACGCACAGAGCATGGACACTAGTCGGAAGAGGAGCATTCGTTGTGCCCTTAAAGCTTCCAATAATCAAGCAACTAGCCCATGCTGGTTATTTGCTGCTAGCAAAGTACCGACATCCTATATCGAATTGTTTATATGAGCGTTTTGGCATCGGCATAAACACATGTGATAAAGGAACTTGTTATGACAAATAA